The following proteins are co-located in the Bos indicus isolate NIAB-ARS_2022 breed Sahiwal x Tharparkar chromosome 8, NIAB-ARS_B.indTharparkar_mat_pri_1.0, whole genome shotgun sequence genome:
- the NOL6 gene encoding nucleolar protein 6 isoform X2 gives MGPAPARAEHRGTAGEPEVMESALEGTGKEGKKESLKKRKMAGSPGEGLLQPVKLSRAELYKEPTNEELSRLRETESLFHSSLLRLQVEELLKEVRLSEKKKERIDAFLREVNQRIMRVPSTPETELTNQAWLPDGVQVPIHQVPYTVKGHFHFLPPAQVTVVGSYLLGTCIRPDINVDVALTIPREILQDKDGLNQRYFRKRALYLAHVAHHLAKDPLFGSVRFSYTNGCHLKPSLLLRPHGKDERLVTVRLHPCPPPDFFRPCRLLPSKSNVRSAWYQGQSPSGDGSPEPPTPHYNTWLLQDTALESHVQLLSAVLGSASGLKDGVALLKVWLRQRELDKGLGGFSGFLVSMVVAFLVSTRKIHTTMSGYQVLRSTLQFLASTDLTVNGISLCFSSDPSLPALADFHQAFPVVFLDSSGRLNLCADITASTYHQVQHEARLSMALLDSKADDGFQLLLMTPKPMIRAFDHIVHLRPLSRLQAACHRLKLWPELQDLGGDYVSAALGPLTTLLEQGLGSRVQLLAHSRPPVSEWDISQEPPKHRDPGVLTLGLLLRPEGLTSVLELGPEADQPEAADFRQFWGSHSELRRFQDGAIREAVVWEAASMAQKRLIPHQVVTHLLALHADIPDTCVHYTGGLLDALIQGLKETSSTGEEALAAAVRCYDDLSRLLWGLDGLPLTVSAVQGAHPVLRYTEVFPPTPVRPAHSFYEQLRERASLLPRPDKPCPAYVEPMTVVCHLEGSGQWPQDAEAIRRVRAAFQLRLAELLTQQHGLPCRATATHTDVLKDGFVFRIRVAYQREPQILKETRSPEGMISLRDTPASLRLERDTRQLPLLTSALHGLQQQHPAFSGVARLAKRWVRAQLLGGELTDESLDLVAAALFLHPEPFSPPSSPQVGFLRFLFLISTFDWKNNPLIVNLNNELTVEEQVEIRSVFLATRAKLPVMVIVTPQDRKSSVWTQDGPSPQILHQLVILAAEALPVLEKQLMDPRGPGDIRTVFRPPLDMYDVLIRLAPRHIPRHRQAVDSPAASFCRGLLSEPGPSSLMPVLGYDPPQLYLAQLREAFGHLALFFYDQHGGEVIGVLWKPTSFQPQPFKVSNTKGRIVVSQGGEPVMVPNVEAILEDFAILGEGLVQAVEARSERWTV, from the exons ATGGGCCCCGCACCTGCGAGAGCGGAGCATCGCGGAACTGCTGGGGAGCCGGAG GTGATGGAGTCAGCTCTGGAAGGCACAGGCAAAGAGGGGAAGAAGGAATCCTTAAAGAAACGTAAGATGGCTGGGTCTCCGGGGGAGGGCCTCCTGCAGCCCGTGAAGCTCAGCCGggcagaactgtacaaagaacCTACCAATGAGGAGCTCAGTCGCCTTCGGGAGACTGAGAGTCTGTTCCATTCCAGCTTGCTTCGTTTACAG GTAGAGGAGTTACTAAAGGAAGTGAGGCtgtcagagaagaagaaagagcgGATTGACGCTTTCCTACGGGAGGTCAACCAGCGGATCATGAGGGTGCCCTCAACCCCTGAGACAGAG CTGACCAACCAGGCATGGCTCCCAGATGGGGTTCAAGTCCCTATCCACCAAGTACCCTATACTGTGAAGGGCCATTTCCAtttcctgcccccagcccaggtcACTGTTGTGGGAAGTTACCTTCTGGGCACCTGCATCCGGCCGGACATCAATGTGGATGTGGCACTGACCATACCCAGG GAGATCCTACAGGACAAGGATGGGCTGAACCAGCGCTACTTCCGCAAGCGTGCCCTCTACCTGGCCCACGTGGCTCACCACCTGGCCAAGGACCCACTCTTCGGCAGTGTTCGCTTTTCCTACACCAACGGCTGCCACCTGAAACCCTCGCTGCTGCTGCGGCCTCACG GGAAGGATGAGCGTTTGGTCACCGTTCGTCTGCATCCCTGCCCTCCACCTGACTTCTTCCGCCCGTGCCGCCTGCTGCCGTCCAAGAGCAATGTGCGCTCTGCCTGGTACCAAGGGCAAAGTCCTTCTGGGGATG gTAGCCcagaaccccccaccccccactatAACACATGGCTCCTGCAGGACACAGCCCTTGAATCCCACGTGCAGCTGCTGTCAGCTGTGCTGGGCTCAGCCTCAGGACTGAAGGATGGGGTGGCACTTCTGAAGGTCTGGCTGCGGCAGCGGGAACTGGACAAG GGCCTGGGAGGATTCAGCGGGTTCCTTGTCTCCATGGTGGTGGCCTTCCTCGTGTCCACACGCAAGATCCACACCACCATGAGCGGCTACCAGGTGCTGAGAAGCACCCTGCAGTTTCTGG CCAGTACAGATCTGACCGTCAATGGGATCAGTTTATGCTTCAGCTCAGATCCCTCCCTG ccgGCCCTGGCTGACTTCCACCAGGCCTTCCCTGTTGTCTTCCTGGACTCCTCGGGCCGTCTCAACCTCTGTGCTGACATCACTGCCTCCACTTACCACCAG GTGCAGCACGAGGCTCGGCTGTCTATGGCACTGCTGGACAGCAAAGCTGACGATGGGTTCCAGCTGCTCCTGATGACTCCCAAACCCATGATCCGGGCTTTTGACCACATTGTGCA cctccgTCCACTGAGTCGCCTGCAGGCAGCGTGTCACCGGCTGAAGCTGTGGCCAGAGCTACAGGATCTCGGTGGGGACTATGTCTCAGCGGCTTTGGGCCCACTCACCACCCTCCTGGAGCAGGGCCTGGGGTCCCGGGTACAGCTGCTGGCCCACTCTCGGCCCCCAGTCTCAGAG TGGGACATCAGCCAGGAGCCACCGAAGCACAGAGATCCAGGcgtcctgaccctgggattgctccTCCGGCCTGAGGGGCTGACCAGTGTTCTTGAGCTGGGTCCTGAGGCTGACCAGCCTGAG GCTGCCGACTTCCGCCAGTTCTGGGGCTCTCACTCCGAGCTTCGGCGTTTCCAGGATGGAGCCATCCGGGAAGCTGTAGTCTGGGAGGCTGCCTCTATGGCTCAGAAGCGTCTCATTCCCCACCAAGTGGTCACTCATCTCTTGGCACT CCACGCTGACATTCCAGATACCTGTGTCCACTATACGGGGGGCCTCCTGGACGCATTGATCCAAGGCCTGAAAGAG ACCTCCAGCACCGGTGAGGAGGCCCTGGCAGCTGCAGTGCGTTGCTACGATGACCTCAGCCGCCTGCTGTGGGGCCTGGATGGTCTTCCGCTGACCGTGTCTGCTGTGCAGGGAGCTCACCCTGTGCTGCGCTATACTGAG GTGTTCCCGCCAACCCCAGTCCGTCCAGCCCACTCCTTCTATGAGCAGCTGCGAGAGCGGGCCTCACTGTTGCCCCGGCCTGACAAGCCCTGCCCAGCCTATGTGGAGCCCATGACTG TGGTGTGTCACCTGGAGGGCAGTGGGCAGTGGCCCCAGGATGCCGAGGCCATTCGCAGGGTCCGTGCTGCCTTCCAGCTGCGCCTGGCAGAGCTGCTGACTCAGCAGCATGGGCTGCCATGCCGCGCCACAGCCACACACACCGACGTCCTCAAG GATGGGTTTGTGTTCCGGATCCGTGTGGCCTACCAGCGGGAGCCGCAGATCCTGAAAGAGACGCGGAGCCCCGAGGGGATGATCTCGCTGAGGGACACCCCCGCCTCCCTCCGCCTCGAGAGGGACACGAGGCAGTTGCCCCTGCTCACCAGCGCCTTGCATGG GCTCCAGCAGCAGCACCCAGCCTTTTCAGGTGTGGCTCGGCTGGCCAAGCGCTGGGTGCGTGCCCAGCTCCTGGGTGGGGAGCTCACTGATGAGAGCCTGGACCTGGTGGCTGCTGCCCTTTTCCTGCACCCTGAGCCCTTCAGCCCTCCCAG CTCCCCCCAGGTGGGCTTCCTTCGGTTCCTTTTCCTGATATCAACCTTCGATTGGAAGAACAACCCCCTAATTGTCAATCTCAACAATGAGCTCACTG TGGAAGAGCAGGTGGAGATCCGCAGTGTCTTCCTGGCAACCCGGGCAAAGCTCCCCGTCATGGTCATCGTTACCCCCCAAGATCGCAAAAGCTCCGTGTGGACACAAGACGGACCCTCGCCCCAG ATCCTCCACCAGCTGGTGATCCTGGCAGCTGAGGCCTTGCCTGTCCTAGAGAAGCAGCTTATGGATCCCCGGGGGCCTGGAGACATCAGG ACCGTGTTCCGGCCACCATTGGACATGTACGACGTGCTGATCCGCCTGGCTCCCCGCCACATCCCCCGGCACCGCCAGGCCGTGGACTCACCAGCTGCCTCCTTCTGCCGGGGCCTGCTCAGTGAGCCAGGGCCCTCCTCCCTTATGCCCGTGCTGGGCTATGATCCGCCTCAGCTCTACCTGGCACAGCTCAGG GAGGCCTTCGGACACCTGGCTCTTTTCTTCTATGACCAGCATGGCGGAGAGGTGATCGGTGTCCTCTGGAAGCCCACCAGCTTCCAGCCCCAGCCCTTCAAG GTCTCCAACACAAAGGGACGCATAGTGGTGTCTCAAGGCGGGGAGCCAGTGATGGTGCCCAATGTCGAAGCCATCCTGGAGGACTTTGCCATCCTGGGCGAAGGCCTGGTCCAGGCTGTGGAGGCCCGAAGTGAGAGGTGGACCGTGTGA
- the NOL6 gene encoding nucleolar protein 6 isoform X1 — translation MRTERGLNSSSLKWLMARKRRRPCLPPLGSYSPLPPTGMRSWNHHYMQEALKSPKCQVMESALEGTGKEGKKESLKKRKMAGSPGEGLLQPVKLSRAELYKEPTNEELSRLRETESLFHSSLLRLQVEELLKEVRLSEKKKERIDAFLREVNQRIMRVPSTPETELTNQAWLPDGVQVPIHQVPYTVKGHFHFLPPAQVTVVGSYLLGTCIRPDINVDVALTIPREILQDKDGLNQRYFRKRALYLAHVAHHLAKDPLFGSVRFSYTNGCHLKPSLLLRPHGKDERLVTVRLHPCPPPDFFRPCRLLPSKSNVRSAWYQGQSPSGDGSPEPPTPHYNTWLLQDTALESHVQLLSAVLGSASGLKDGVALLKVWLRQRELDKGLGGFSGFLVSMVVAFLVSTRKIHTTMSGYQVLRSTLQFLASTDLTVNGISLCFSSDPSLPALADFHQAFPVVFLDSSGRLNLCADITASTYHQVQHEARLSMALLDSKADDGFQLLLMTPKPMIRAFDHIVHLRPLSRLQAACHRLKLWPELQDLGGDYVSAALGPLTTLLEQGLGSRVQLLAHSRPPVSEWDISQEPPKHRDPGVLTLGLLLRPEGLTSVLELGPEADQPEAADFRQFWGSHSELRRFQDGAIREAVVWEAASMAQKRLIPHQVVTHLLALHADIPDTCVHYTGGLLDALIQGLKETSSTGEEALAAAVRCYDDLSRLLWGLDGLPLTVSAVQGAHPVLRYTEVFPPTPVRPAHSFYEQLRERASLLPRPDKPCPAYVEPMTVVCHLEGSGQWPQDAEAIRRVRAAFQLRLAELLTQQHGLPCRATATHTDVLKDGFVFRIRVAYQREPQILKETRSPEGMISLRDTPASLRLERDTRQLPLLTSALHGLQQQHPAFSGVARLAKRWVRAQLLGGELTDESLDLVAAALFLHPEPFSPPSSPQVGFLRFLFLISTFDWKNNPLIVNLNNELTVEEQVEIRSVFLATRAKLPVMVIVTPQDRKSSVWTQDGPSPQILHQLVILAAEALPVLEKQLMDPRGPGDIRTVFRPPLDMYDVLIRLAPRHIPRHRQAVDSPAASFCRGLLSEPGPSSLMPVLGYDPPQLYLAQLREAFGHLALFFYDQHGGEVIGVLWKPTSFQPQPFKVSNTKGRIVVSQGGEPVMVPNVEAILEDFAILGEGLVQAVEARSERWTV, via the exons GTGATGGAGTCAGCTCTGGAAGGCACAGGCAAAGAGGGGAAGAAGGAATCCTTAAAGAAACGTAAGATGGCTGGGTCTCCGGGGGAGGGCCTCCTGCAGCCCGTGAAGCTCAGCCGggcagaactgtacaaagaacCTACCAATGAGGAGCTCAGTCGCCTTCGGGAGACTGAGAGTCTGTTCCATTCCAGCTTGCTTCGTTTACAG GTAGAGGAGTTACTAAAGGAAGTGAGGCtgtcagagaagaagaaagagcgGATTGACGCTTTCCTACGGGAGGTCAACCAGCGGATCATGAGGGTGCCCTCAACCCCTGAGACAGAG CTGACCAACCAGGCATGGCTCCCAGATGGGGTTCAAGTCCCTATCCACCAAGTACCCTATACTGTGAAGGGCCATTTCCAtttcctgcccccagcccaggtcACTGTTGTGGGAAGTTACCTTCTGGGCACCTGCATCCGGCCGGACATCAATGTGGATGTGGCACTGACCATACCCAGG GAGATCCTACAGGACAAGGATGGGCTGAACCAGCGCTACTTCCGCAAGCGTGCCCTCTACCTGGCCCACGTGGCTCACCACCTGGCCAAGGACCCACTCTTCGGCAGTGTTCGCTTTTCCTACACCAACGGCTGCCACCTGAAACCCTCGCTGCTGCTGCGGCCTCACG GGAAGGATGAGCGTTTGGTCACCGTTCGTCTGCATCCCTGCCCTCCACCTGACTTCTTCCGCCCGTGCCGCCTGCTGCCGTCCAAGAGCAATGTGCGCTCTGCCTGGTACCAAGGGCAAAGTCCTTCTGGGGATG gTAGCCcagaaccccccaccccccactatAACACATGGCTCCTGCAGGACACAGCCCTTGAATCCCACGTGCAGCTGCTGTCAGCTGTGCTGGGCTCAGCCTCAGGACTGAAGGATGGGGTGGCACTTCTGAAGGTCTGGCTGCGGCAGCGGGAACTGGACAAG GGCCTGGGAGGATTCAGCGGGTTCCTTGTCTCCATGGTGGTGGCCTTCCTCGTGTCCACACGCAAGATCCACACCACCATGAGCGGCTACCAGGTGCTGAGAAGCACCCTGCAGTTTCTGG CCAGTACAGATCTGACCGTCAATGGGATCAGTTTATGCTTCAGCTCAGATCCCTCCCTG ccgGCCCTGGCTGACTTCCACCAGGCCTTCCCTGTTGTCTTCCTGGACTCCTCGGGCCGTCTCAACCTCTGTGCTGACATCACTGCCTCCACTTACCACCAG GTGCAGCACGAGGCTCGGCTGTCTATGGCACTGCTGGACAGCAAAGCTGACGATGGGTTCCAGCTGCTCCTGATGACTCCCAAACCCATGATCCGGGCTTTTGACCACATTGTGCA cctccgTCCACTGAGTCGCCTGCAGGCAGCGTGTCACCGGCTGAAGCTGTGGCCAGAGCTACAGGATCTCGGTGGGGACTATGTCTCAGCGGCTTTGGGCCCACTCACCACCCTCCTGGAGCAGGGCCTGGGGTCCCGGGTACAGCTGCTGGCCCACTCTCGGCCCCCAGTCTCAGAG TGGGACATCAGCCAGGAGCCACCGAAGCACAGAGATCCAGGcgtcctgaccctgggattgctccTCCGGCCTGAGGGGCTGACCAGTGTTCTTGAGCTGGGTCCTGAGGCTGACCAGCCTGAG GCTGCCGACTTCCGCCAGTTCTGGGGCTCTCACTCCGAGCTTCGGCGTTTCCAGGATGGAGCCATCCGGGAAGCTGTAGTCTGGGAGGCTGCCTCTATGGCTCAGAAGCGTCTCATTCCCCACCAAGTGGTCACTCATCTCTTGGCACT CCACGCTGACATTCCAGATACCTGTGTCCACTATACGGGGGGCCTCCTGGACGCATTGATCCAAGGCCTGAAAGAG ACCTCCAGCACCGGTGAGGAGGCCCTGGCAGCTGCAGTGCGTTGCTACGATGACCTCAGCCGCCTGCTGTGGGGCCTGGATGGTCTTCCGCTGACCGTGTCTGCTGTGCAGGGAGCTCACCCTGTGCTGCGCTATACTGAG GTGTTCCCGCCAACCCCAGTCCGTCCAGCCCACTCCTTCTATGAGCAGCTGCGAGAGCGGGCCTCACTGTTGCCCCGGCCTGACAAGCCCTGCCCAGCCTATGTGGAGCCCATGACTG TGGTGTGTCACCTGGAGGGCAGTGGGCAGTGGCCCCAGGATGCCGAGGCCATTCGCAGGGTCCGTGCTGCCTTCCAGCTGCGCCTGGCAGAGCTGCTGACTCAGCAGCATGGGCTGCCATGCCGCGCCACAGCCACACACACCGACGTCCTCAAG GATGGGTTTGTGTTCCGGATCCGTGTGGCCTACCAGCGGGAGCCGCAGATCCTGAAAGAGACGCGGAGCCCCGAGGGGATGATCTCGCTGAGGGACACCCCCGCCTCCCTCCGCCTCGAGAGGGACACGAGGCAGTTGCCCCTGCTCACCAGCGCCTTGCATGG GCTCCAGCAGCAGCACCCAGCCTTTTCAGGTGTGGCTCGGCTGGCCAAGCGCTGGGTGCGTGCCCAGCTCCTGGGTGGGGAGCTCACTGATGAGAGCCTGGACCTGGTGGCTGCTGCCCTTTTCCTGCACCCTGAGCCCTTCAGCCCTCCCAG CTCCCCCCAGGTGGGCTTCCTTCGGTTCCTTTTCCTGATATCAACCTTCGATTGGAAGAACAACCCCCTAATTGTCAATCTCAACAATGAGCTCACTG TGGAAGAGCAGGTGGAGATCCGCAGTGTCTTCCTGGCAACCCGGGCAAAGCTCCCCGTCATGGTCATCGTTACCCCCCAAGATCGCAAAAGCTCCGTGTGGACACAAGACGGACCCTCGCCCCAG ATCCTCCACCAGCTGGTGATCCTGGCAGCTGAGGCCTTGCCTGTCCTAGAGAAGCAGCTTATGGATCCCCGGGGGCCTGGAGACATCAGG ACCGTGTTCCGGCCACCATTGGACATGTACGACGTGCTGATCCGCCTGGCTCCCCGCCACATCCCCCGGCACCGCCAGGCCGTGGACTCACCAGCTGCCTCCTTCTGCCGGGGCCTGCTCAGTGAGCCAGGGCCCTCCTCCCTTATGCCCGTGCTGGGCTATGATCCGCCTCAGCTCTACCTGGCACAGCTCAGG GAGGCCTTCGGACACCTGGCTCTTTTCTTCTATGACCAGCATGGCGGAGAGGTGATCGGTGTCCTCTGGAAGCCCACCAGCTTCCAGCCCCAGCCCTTCAAG GTCTCCAACACAAAGGGACGCATAGTGGTGTCTCAAGGCGGGGAGCCAGTGATGGTGCCCAATGTCGAAGCCATCCTGGAGGACTTTGCCATCCTGGGCGAAGGCCTGGTCCAGGCTGTGGAGGCCCGAAGTGAGAGGTGGACCGTGTGA